The following proteins are co-located in the Lusitaniella coriacea LEGE 07157 genome:
- a CDS encoding GlsB/YeaQ/YmgE family stress response membrane protein, whose protein sequence is MGIIAWVVLGLIAGAIAKAIYPGHQGGGIFATIGLGILGSLLGGFLGSLLLGGGAGTASLSIPGVFFAVLGAILLIFIWGLVTRRAA, encoded by the coding sequence ATGGGTATTATTGCATGGGTTGTTTTAGGTTTAATCGCTGGCGCGATCGCGAAAGCCATCTATCCGGGGCATCAAGGGGGCGGAATCTTCGCTACGATTGGATTGGGTATTTTAGGATCCCTCTTGGGAGGATTTCTCGGATCGCTTTTATTAGGGGGCGGGGCGGGAACTGCATCTCTATCGATCCCAGGCGTGTTCTTTGCCGTTCTGGGTGCTATCTTACTGATCTTCATCTGGGGTCTTGTGACTCGTCGGGCTGCTTAG
- a CDS encoding mechanosensitive ion channel family protein — protein sequence MGFLYTLFLAQVAQESSEGAAEKTKELLAEITTWKLTKAILVIVLAYLSVLLIEKLINWFSERVQREWRLSIKQSLPFWRTVVLTAAVAFLLNLFFNLSRNNVLALTGTVAVALGFAFKDYASSVIAGLIALFEAPYRVGDRIEIGNYYGEIVGYGLRGIRLQTPDDNLVTIPHNKIWTEPISNSNAGKLEAQVVTKFYLDRAVDIDLVLKILHRVAYTSKYTQLKLPISVVVEEKPWGTLFKLKSYPMDARDEFIYQTDLIRRTKRIFAKYDFTYPIVPITETES from the coding sequence ATGGGCTTTCTCTACACATTATTTTTAGCACAAGTCGCTCAAGAGTCATCGGAAGGAGCCGCCGAAAAAACGAAAGAACTTCTGGCAGAAATTACCACCTGGAAGCTCACCAAGGCAATTCTTGTCATTGTCCTGGCGTACCTCAGCGTCTTATTAATTGAAAAATTAATTAATTGGTTTTCCGAACGGGTTCAAAGGGAGTGGCGTTTGAGCATTAAACAATCCCTTCCCTTCTGGCGGACTGTTGTCCTGACGGCGGCGGTTGCTTTTTTGCTCAATCTCTTTTTCAACTTATCGCGCAATAACGTTCTCGCCCTCACAGGAACCGTTGCTGTTGCTTTGGGTTTTGCTTTCAAAGATTATGCGAGTTCGGTGATTGCGGGGCTAATCGCCCTATTTGAAGCGCCTTACAGAGTAGGCGATCGCATTGAAATTGGCAACTATTATGGAGAAATTGTCGGCTACGGCTTGAGAGGAATTCGCTTGCAAACCCCAGACGATAATCTGGTCACGATTCCCCACAACAAAATTTGGACAGAACCCATTTCTAATTCAAATGCAGGGAAACTCGAAGCTCAAGTTGTTACGAAATTTTATCTCGATCGCGCGGTAGACATCGATTTAGTCCTGAAAATCTTACACCGCGTCGCTTACACGAGCAAATATACCCAACTCAAACTCCCCATTTCTGTGGTTGTGGAAGAAAAACCTTGGGGGACATTATTTAAGCTCAAAAGCTACCCGATGGATGCAAGGGATGAGTTTATTTATCAAACCGATTTAATCCGACGAACCAAGCGAATATTTGCGAAGTATGACTTTACTTATCCCATCGTTCCCATTACCGAAACGGAATCTTAA
- a CDS encoding NAD(+) kinase: protein MQLKQAIVVYKAGSSQSKTWAEKCARELEKLDCHVLMGPSGFKDNPYPVFLASSPSKIDLAVVLGGDGTILAAARHLAPEGIPILAVNVGGNLGFLTEPFEEFQDTEKVWERLLRDRYAVQQRMMLQAGLFEGDRLEPEPASDRVFCLNEMCVKPASIDRMPTSILEMEVDGDVVDQYHGDGLIVATPTGSTCYNASANGPILHAGMEAIVVTPICPLSLSTRSIILPPGSVVNILPLGDRELYTKLWTDGVLATAIWPQQRVTIRMADCQAKFIVLRESYSFYQILRDKLQWAGTRIHYGNGRVRKPE, encoded by the coding sequence GTGCAGCTCAAGCAAGCCATTGTAGTTTATAAAGCAGGAAGTTCCCAAAGCAAAACTTGGGCTGAAAAATGCGCTCGCGAACTCGAAAAACTCGATTGTCACGTTCTCATGGGACCCAGTGGCTTCAAAGACAACCCCTATCCCGTCTTCCTCGCCTCCTCCCCCTCCAAAATCGACCTCGCCGTGGTTTTAGGGGGAGATGGTACCATTCTCGCCGCCGCGCGACATCTTGCACCCGAAGGCATTCCGATTCTTGCTGTGAATGTGGGCGGAAATTTGGGATTTCTCACAGAACCTTTTGAAGAATTTCAAGACACCGAAAAGGTTTGGGAAAGACTGTTGCGCGATCGCTACGCAGTCCAGCAGAGGATGATGTTGCAAGCGGGATTATTTGAAGGAGATCGCCTCGAACCCGAACCCGCGAGCGATCGCGTGTTTTGTTTGAATGAAATGTGCGTTAAACCCGCCAGCATCGATCGAATGCCCACCTCAATCCTAGAAATGGAAGTGGATGGGGATGTAGTGGATCAGTACCACGGCGACGGGTTAATTGTCGCGACACCAACGGGTTCGACGTGCTACAACGCCTCGGCAAATGGCCCAATTCTCCACGCCGGAATGGAAGCGATTGTCGTTACGCCCATTTGTCCTTTGAGTTTATCCACGCGATCGATTATTCTCCCCCCCGGTTCCGTCGTCAATATCCTACCCCTCGGCGATCGCGAACTCTACACTAAACTGTGGACGGATGGCGTACTGGCAACAGCAATTTGGCCTCAACAGCGCGTCACCATCCGCATGGCAGATTGCCAAGCAAAGTTCATTGTCCTGCGCGAAAGCTATTCCTTCTACCAAATCCTGCGGGATAAACTGCAATGGGCGGGAACTCGAATTCACTACGGAAATGGTCGGGTGAGAAAACCGGAATAA
- a CDS encoding (Fe-S)-binding protein: MNSIPQPSLQNNELEGFDKRNPPSQDLIDTCVHCGFCLATCPSYRVIGTEMDSPRGRIYLMDAVKKGEAALVPATTQHFDSCLGCLACVTTCPSGVEYDRLIAATRPQVERNQQRNLGDKIIRTLIFNLFPYPKRLSFFLPFFWAYQKTGLQKQVRQTGLLKKVFPRLAAMDSVLPQIDLNSLSNSLPDVIPAQGEKRYRVGVILGCVQRLFFSGVNEATIRVLTANGCEVVIPKTQGCCAALPAHQGQEQQAQTLAKQMIDSFAQTEVDAIIINAAGCGHTLKEYGHILGEDPEYRDRAQAFSTKVKDVQEFLVAIGLTAPLHPLKEGELNIAYQDACHLLHGQKISLQPRQLLREIPGVKLKEPVDAALCCGSAGVYNLLQPEVADELGQQKVENLLNTGAELIVSANPGCSLQILKHLQLNGQTIQIKHPMELLDASIRGEALEEI, translated from the coding sequence ATGAACTCCATCCCCCAACCTTCACTACAAAATAACGAACTCGAAGGCTTTGATAAACGCAATCCTCCCTCCCAGGATCTTATTGATACCTGCGTTCACTGTGGCTTTTGCCTTGCAACCTGTCCCAGTTATCGCGTGATTGGTACGGAAATGGACTCTCCCAGGGGACGCATCTACTTGATGGATGCGGTCAAAAAAGGGGAAGCTGCCCTTGTCCCAGCAACAACGCAACATTTTGATTCTTGTTTGGGCTGTTTGGCTTGCGTCACCACTTGTCCTTCTGGGGTAGAGTACGACAGACTGATTGCCGCAACTCGTCCCCAAGTCGAACGCAATCAACAGAGAAACCTTGGGGATAAAATCATCAGGACTTTAATTTTTAATCTCTTTCCTTACCCGAAACGCCTGAGTTTCTTTCTCCCCTTCTTTTGGGCATATCAAAAAACGGGATTGCAAAAACAGGTTCGCCAAACGGGGTTGCTGAAAAAGGTGTTTCCTCGTTTGGCGGCGATGGATTCGGTTTTGCCGCAAATCGATCTTAATTCTCTCTCGAATTCTCTTCCTGATGTTATTCCCGCCCAAGGGGAAAAACGTTACCGCGTTGGTGTCATTTTGGGTTGCGTGCAGCGCTTGTTCTTTTCCGGGGTGAATGAAGCGACGATTCGCGTTTTGACGGCGAATGGTTGTGAGGTGGTGATTCCCAAAACTCAAGGGTGTTGTGCGGCACTTCCCGCCCATCAGGGTCAAGAACAACAAGCCCAAACGCTGGCCAAGCAAATGATCGATAGTTTTGCCCAAACGGAGGTAGATGCGATTATTATCAATGCGGCGGGTTGCGGGCATACGCTTAAGGAATACGGTCATATTTTAGGGGAGGATCCAGAATACCGCGATCGCGCCCAAGCTTTTTCCACTAAAGTTAAAGATGTACAAGAGTTCTTAGTTGCAATTGGACTCACCGCCCCTTTACATCCCCTCAAAGAAGGCGAACTTAATATCGCGTATCAAGATGCCTGCCATCTTTTGCACGGACAAAAAATTAGCTTGCAACCCCGTCAATTGTTACGCGAGATCCCCGGAGTTAAGTTGAAAGAACCCGTTGATGCGGCGCTATGTTGCGGGAGTGCGGGCGTATATAATCTCCTTCAGCCGGAGGTTGCCGATGAGTTGGGACAACAAAAAGTCGAAAATTTGTTAAATACGGGGGCAGAATTGATTGTTTCTGCCAATCCAGGGTGTTCGCTGCAAATTCTCAAACATTTGCAATTGAACGGTCAAACCATTCAAATCAAACATCCGATGGAACTTTTGGATGCTTCTATTCGAGGTGAAGCGTTGGAGGAAATTTAA
- a CDS encoding MarR family transcriptional regulator: MNLFRQFKNWYLQYRGLFGTWISRDSKEPTPPEPTLAELPHAIAQRIKVKTQELPIPPAIATTVREAVNEALEEWQEQPVLATNSLVLLGNSVEPIARILSESLEELQDEIDIPIRLLQWVRRPADPNTLQEKLVAQLGRGLPIESKQQPEIVIIPNLSWCFLRSAEGLDGIEYLRDNVLSERSRFWIVGCSKIAWNYLNLVSKIEAYYQKQFFLDPLTGEQLQEWLTPIVEEVGIQFSKQQKQAESKEEESAKDIYFKQLAAVSEGISSVAVQLFLRSLFCNTPEEETDAESKEKTDTESEEENNTESEQIETKIPVLPSLPGLSPDDDYILYSLLLHGNLTLAHLAESLGDDRATVQSLVQILHRSGAIEEQNHRFQVNPLYYPKLKTELDGNNFLIAEDED; encoded by the coding sequence TTGAATTTATTTCGTCAATTCAAAAACTGGTATCTTCAGTATCGCGGTCTTTTCGGTACGTGGATTTCGCGCGATTCCAAAGAGCCAACTCCTCCAGAACCCACTTTAGCCGAACTTCCCCACGCGATCGCGCAGCGCATTAAAGTCAAAACCCAAGAACTTCCCATTCCCCCCGCGATCGCAACAACCGTCAGAGAAGCTGTCAATGAAGCGCTAGAAGAATGGCAAGAACAACCCGTTCTGGCGACGAACTCCCTCGTTCTCCTCGGCAATTCCGTCGAACCTATCGCCCGCATCCTCAGCGAGAGTTTAGAAGAGTTACAGGATGAAATCGACATTCCCATCCGCCTCCTGCAATGGGTAAGACGACCCGCCGATCCTAACACCTTACAAGAAAAACTCGTCGCCCAACTCGGTCGCGGACTGCCCATCGAAAGCAAACAACAACCCGAAATCGTCATTATTCCCAACCTCAGTTGGTGTTTTTTACGCAGCGCAGAAGGCTTAGATGGGATCGAATACTTGCGAGATAACGTCCTTTCCGAACGTTCCCGCTTTTGGATCGTCGGTTGCAGCAAAATCGCCTGGAATTACCTCAACCTCGTTTCTAAAATCGAGGCGTATTACCAGAAGCAATTTTTCTTAGATCCCCTCACTGGCGAACAACTCCAAGAATGGTTAACCCCAATTGTTGAAGAAGTCGGCATTCAGTTCAGCAAACAACAAAAACAAGCGGAATCAAAAGAAGAAGAAAGCGCTAAAGATATCTATTTCAAGCAGCTAGCCGCCGTCTCGGAGGGAATTAGCAGCGTCGCCGTACAGCTCTTTTTGCGATCGCTATTTTGTAATACACCCGAGGAAGAAACCGATGCAGAATCCAAGGAAAAAACCGATACAGAATCCGAAGAAGAAAACAACACAGAATCAGAACAAATTGAAACCAAAATTCCTGTTTTACCCAGCTTGCCCGGTTTATCTCCAGATGACGATTATATTCTCTACTCCCTGCTGCTCCACGGAAATTTAACCTTAGCTCATCTCGCAGAGAGTTTAGGAGACGACAGAGCCACCGTACAAAGCCTCGTCCAAATCTTACATCGTTCCGGCGCAATTGAAGAACAGAACCATCGTTTTCAGGTCAATCCCCTCTATTACCCTAAACTAAAGACAGAATTAGACGGAAATAATTTTCTCATTGCCGAGGACGAGGATTGA
- a CDS encoding THUMP domain-containing class I SAM-dependent RNA methyltransferase, producing the protein MTHYFATVARGLEPIAARELERLGAQGVEPDFTGVRFQGDRALLYRVNLWARTIFRVLAPIQEVKCANAEQLYKGVQRIDWEQYLQPHNTFSVRCTGGNTKLNHTHFTALQIKNAIVDQQRDRVGERSSIDRENPDLLLNAHIYQHRCILSLDSTGESLHRRGYRPAMGIAPLKETLAAALLELAEWTPDLPFLDPLCGSGTLPLEAGLKGLNIAPGQFRDRFAFENWVDFDAPLWQTLRQEAWDGEREALPAPIFGSDRDPKILHQARTNAQNCGLEKHIQLMEAELSEIEAPRDCGIIICNPPYGKRIGEIQELSALYKLLGDTFKQRFKGWTAYILTGNKELGKKVGLKASRRFPVYNGSIPCTLLKYELY; encoded by the coding sequence GTGACTCATTATTTTGCTACGGTTGCACGCGGTTTAGAACCGATCGCGGCGCGGGAATTGGAACGGTTGGGCGCACAAGGGGTAGAGCCTGATTTTACAGGGGTTCGCTTCCAAGGCGATCGCGCGCTGCTCTATCGCGTCAATTTATGGGCAAGGACGATTTTTCGCGTTCTCGCTCCCATTCAAGAGGTAAAATGCGCCAATGCCGAGCAACTTTACAAAGGAGTCCAACGCATTGATTGGGAACAATACTTACAACCCCACAACACCTTTTCCGTGCGCTGTACCGGGGGCAATACAAAGCTCAACCACACCCACTTTACCGCCTTACAAATTAAAAACGCGATCGTAGACCAACAGCGCGATCGCGTGGGGGAACGTTCCAGCATCGATCGCGAAAACCCCGATCTCCTCCTCAACGCTCATATCTATCAACATCGCTGCATTCTCAGCCTCGATAGCACCGGAGAAAGCTTACATCGCCGGGGATATCGCCCTGCAATGGGCATTGCACCCCTGAAAGAAACCCTCGCCGCCGCCCTTTTGGAACTGGCAGAATGGACTCCCGATTTGCCCTTCCTCGATCCCCTCTGCGGTTCTGGAACCCTCCCCCTAGAAGCGGGTTTGAAAGGGTTAAACATTGCCCCCGGACAATTCCGCGATCGCTTCGCCTTCGAGAATTGGGTTGATTTCGATGCCCCACTGTGGCAAACCCTGCGCCAAGAAGCCTGGGATGGGGAGAGAGAAGCCCTTCCCGCCCCCATTTTCGGCAGCGATCGCGACCCCAAAATCCTCCACCAAGCGCGAACCAACGCCCAGAACTGCGGTCTAGAGAAACATATTCAACTCATGGAAGCCGAACTGTCAGAAATTGAAGCGCCGCGCGATTGTGGAATTATCATTTGCAACCCTCCCTACGGCAAGCGCATCGGCGAAATCCAAGAACTAAGCGCACTCTACAAACTCCTCGGCGATACCTTCAAACAGCGCTTTAAAGGCTGGACGGCTTACATTTTGACAGGAAATAAAGAATTGGGCAAAAAAGTCGGACTCAAAGCCTCTCGCCGCTTTCCGGTGTATAACGGTTCTATTCCCTGCACGCTCTTGAAATACGAATTGTATTAA
- a CDS encoding esterase-like activity of phytase family protein: MKTFLCSLSSRANYCSRQSKFRLSTLLVSFVLFFTLSACRPLPQVRAEDRLFPDISLEFLGEYQLPKTSFQDTPVGGLSALTYDRATSRFYVLSDDRSQRAPARFYTLNIALQPNDAGKLHLETVEIESVTSLKTLQGEPFAPGSIDPEGIALSPRGSLFISSEGIPSQKINPFIGEFDLKSGKLLSPLRLPQRYLLNEPETPEEEVAPRGVQENLGFEALTLNAPSLAPEDPFRLFTAPESSLLQDRDPENSEQGAPIRLLHYLISPIGSPIIVSENLYSLEPAPNGTLSNGLTDLAAFDREGFLLSLERTYGLGGVGAKIFLVTGGDATDTTQIATLARDRARIKPLRKKLLVDLSELGINLDNLEGMGLGPHLPDGSQILVLVSDDNFSKDQVTQFLAFRVVRE; the protein is encoded by the coding sequence ATGAAAACTTTCCTCTGTTCCCTCTCCTCGCGAGCCAATTACTGTTCTCGGCAAAGCAAATTTAGACTCAGTACGCTGCTCGTCAGCTTCGTTCTCTTTTTTACCCTCTCCGCTTGCCGTCCCTTACCGCAAGTTCGGGCGGAAGATCGTCTTTTTCCCGATATTTCCCTCGAATTCCTCGGAGAATACCAACTTCCCAAAACAAGCTTCCAGGATACGCCCGTTGGCGGACTTTCTGCCTTAACTTACGATCGCGCGACTTCTCGTTTTTATGTTCTCTCCGACGATCGTTCCCAACGCGCCCCCGCAAGATTCTACACCCTCAATATCGCTCTGCAACCCAACGACGCGGGAAAATTACACCTGGAAACTGTTGAGATTGAAAGCGTCACCTCCCTCAAAACCCTTCAGGGAGAACCCTTCGCCCCAGGAAGCATCGATCCCGAAGGAATTGCCCTCTCGCCACGGGGAAGCCTCTTTATCTCCAGCGAAGGCATTCCCAGTCAAAAAATCAACCCGTTTATTGGCGAATTCGACCTCAAAAGCGGAAAATTGCTCTCTCCTCTTCGCCTTCCCCAACGCTATCTCCTAAATGAACCGGAAACCCCGGAGGAAGAGGTTGCACCGCGCGGCGTACAGGAAAATCTCGGTTTTGAAGCCTTAACCTTAAACGCCCCCAGTTTAGCCCCAGAAGACCCGTTCCGCCTCTTTACCGCACCGGAATCTTCGCTCTTGCAGGATCGCGATCCTGAAAATTCAGAACAAGGCGCGCCGATTCGCTTGCTCCATTACCTCATTAGTCCGATTGGTTCTCCGATTATTGTTTCGGAAAATCTTTATTCCCTCGAACCTGCTCCTAACGGTACGCTGAGTAACGGGTTGACGGATTTAGCTGCGTTCGATCGCGAGGGGTTTTTACTCAGTTTGGAGAGAACCTACGGTTTGGGGGGAGTTGGAGCAAAAATTTTCTTGGTTACGGGAGGCGATGCAACGGATACGACGCAAATTGCAACTTTAGCGCGCGATCGCGCCCGAATCAAACCCCTACGGAAAAAACTCCTCGTAGATTTGAGCGAATTGGGGATTAATCTCGATAATTTGGAGGGAATGGGTTTGGGTCCTCACTTACCGGATGGTTCTCAAATTTTAGTCCTCGTCAGCGATGATAATTTCAGCAAGGATCAAGTGACGCAATTCCTCGCATTTCGAGTCGTTCGGGAGTGA